Genomic DNA from Acidisoma sp. PAMC 29798:
CACTTGATGCGCGGATCTACCCGTTGCGGCGCCCACACGCCGTCATGGCGCCAAAACGGGTAGGTTCGCGGATCAAGTCCGCGAATGACGGATAATGGGGTGGGCGACGAAGCAGTACGAACAGCAGCTCCGTTACCAAACCGCCAGCTTCGCCAACAAATCCCGCTTCACCTCGGGCGGGGCGAAGGACGCCTCGACCGAAGTGCGCGCCATGGCTCGGATTTCGTCATCGCCCCAGCCGAAGGCCTCCACAAGCCGGACATATTCGTCGACGAGCGTCGTCTCCAGAAGGGCCGGATCGTCACTGCCGATCGAGACGGGAATGCCGTGGCGACGCAGCTTGTCGATCGGGTGGTCCGCATAGCTGGCAAATAGACCGAGGGTCACATTGCTGGTCGGCGTGATGTCGAGCGGAATGCCCCTGTCACGCAATTCATCCATCAGCGCAGGGTCTTGCAGCGCGCGCACGCCATGATCGATGCGCTCGGCACCCAGCAGATGAATCGCGTCCCGAATGCCGTCCGGACCGCTCGATTCGCCGGCATGGACAGTGCGACGGAACCCGGCCTCCGCGGCGCGGCGGAAGGCGTCTGCAAACCGCGGACCGGTGCGGCCGGCCGAAGCCTCATTCCCATCGATCGACAGCGCCACGATGCGCGGATTGGCGAGGTCGATCATCATGTCGAGCAACTCGGTCGCCTCATCGGCCGTCTGATGGCGCAACAGGCTGAGGCAGACGCCGACCGGCGGCAGACCGTCCATCTCGGCCGCCGAGAAGCCATGGTCGAGGGCGGTGATCAGTTCGGGCAGCCGGTCACGCCAGGCCGGCCAATGGGTGGGATTGATGATGGCATCGGCATAGCCCGCGCCATTATCGGCCATGCGCTGGCTGAAATCATAGGCCATCGTCTCGATCTGCTCGGAGGTGCGAACCAGCCCGCAACTCCAGTCGAGGAAGCCCAGAAACTCGCTGAGGTTGCGGAAGGTGAACAGCGCCTCTGGCGGCCGCGGCAGGGGTTCCCCCGCCTCCGCCGCCAGAGCCACGATCTGCGCACGCTCGAAACAGCCTTCGAGGTGAACATGAATCTCCGCCTTGGGCAGAGAGAGCAGTCTCTGCCGGTCGGCGGCGCGTGCAATCACGCCGGGAAGCCGCCTTCGAAGGCGATCTCGGCGACCGGCTTGCGCGGGCTCGGCATTTCACGGCCCTGCAAAAACTCGGGCAGGATCGACTTGTCGCCGAGCTTGCCGACGGCGACGGCTGCCTCGACGCGATACCCGGCCGGCAGGCCGAGTTCGGCTGCGGCGCGCGGCATGTCGAAGCCGGCCATGCCGTGGCAGTGCCAGCCGAGCTTCGAGCCTTGCAGCGCAAAGGCCGCCCAGGCGGCGCCAGCGTCGAATGAATGACTATGCGAGGGCACCGCTTCTTTAGCGCCCGGCGGCTGCATCATGGGGTTGGACGCGATCACCAGAAGCGCGCCGGCGCGCTTGGCCCAGCTCTGGTTGAACTCGTTCAGCAGGTCCAGGAACTTGTCCCAATGCTCGGTCCCACGAATGGCATAGAGGAACACCCAGGGCTGCGAATTGTAGGAGGACGGCGCCCAACGCGCGGCCTCGATCATCGACATCAGGTCTGCCTGGGGGATCGCCTCTTCGGTAAAGGCGCGGGGCGACCAGCGCTCCAGGAAGATCGACTCGATGTCGTGATCCGCAGTCCGTCCGTTGACGTTCATCGTCATAAGCGCGTGCCTTTGTCGTTGAGAGATCAGTGAGTAACAGGCTTGGCGTTCCGCAAGGCTTCCGCCTCCGCATAGAACTTCTTTTCCCAGGCCGAGTGGTTTTCCACGCCTTCGCGAATGAAGGGTGTGAAGATTGCGATACTGAGCAGCGCCTTGTGGAACAGGTTTGCCGGGAAGCGCAGCGGCTTGTCGAAATCCACGAACAAAACCACCCGCGTCTCATCGGAATGATTCCAGGCCTCATGCTCGAAGGCGTCGTCGAAGATCAGGGCGCGGCCTTCCTGCCAATGGCAGATCTCGGTGTCGACGCGGATGGCGATCTTGTCGGGATGGGGCGGCACCTTCAGGCCGAGATGCAGCCGCAGCACACCGTTATACGGGCCGCGATGCGCCGGCAGATGCTTGCCGGGCTCGAAGATGGAGAACATCGCCGTCCGCAGGCCAGGGATCGTCTGCACGATGCGCCAGGTCTCAGGGCAGAGGGCGGTGTTGCGCGCGGAGGTATTGCCATAGCCGGTCAGGAAGAAGGTTTTCCAGCCCTGGTCGGTGCTGATGGTGGCGACGTCGGTCGAGATATCGCTGAAGGCCGGCAGCTCATTCTTGCGCGTCAGCACGTGATCCAGCTCGGTGCGGATCGCCTGCCATTCGCGTTCGATCTGATAGGCCCAGGGGAAGGTGGCGAGGTCATAGACCGGCGGATTGCCGACCTTGGAACAACGAAGGTTCAAGCGCTCGACCCAGGCGACGACGGACATGATGGCCCGGGTGGTGAGGCTGGGGCGGCTCATTGGCTTGATGCCGTCGGTGCCGAAACTCTGCTGGGCCGCAGGTTTATGCGGCCCGGTCTGGTTCGTAACGGTCTGATCGATCGCGTTCATTCTATCCTCCGCAAGCGTCTCCTGATACGCCAGCGGCCGCGGGTTTGGCGAGTGGCCGTCACGCGTCTGTCATAAGACGGTAGCGCGTGACGGC
This window encodes:
- a CDS encoding aspartyl/asparaginyl beta-hydroxylase domain-containing protein; protein product: MNAIDQTVTNQTGPHKPAAQQSFGTDGIKPMSRPSLTTRAIMSVVAWVERLNLRCSKVGNPPVYDLATFPWAYQIEREWQAIRTELDHVLTRKNELPAFSDISTDVATISTDQGWKTFFLTGYGNTSARNTALCPETWRIVQTIPGLRTAMFSIFEPGKHLPAHRGPYNGVLRLHLGLKVPPHPDKIAIRVDTEICHWQEGRALIFDDAFEHEAWNHSDETRVVLFVDFDKPLRFPANLFHKALLSIAIFTPFIREGVENHSAWEKKFYAEAEALRNAKPVTH
- a CDS encoding nitroreductase family protein; this translates as MTMNVNGRTADHDIESIFLERWSPRAFTEEAIPQADLMSMIEAARWAPSSYNSQPWVFLYAIRGTEHWDKFLDLLNEFNQSWAKRAGALLVIASNPMMQPPGAKEAVPSHSHSFDAGAAWAAFALQGSKLGWHCHGMAGFDMPRAAAELGLPAGYRVEAAVAVGKLGDKSILPEFLQGREMPSPRKPVAEIAFEGGFPA
- the add gene encoding adenosine deaminase, with protein sequence MIARAADRQRLLSLPKAEIHVHLEGCFERAQIVALAAEAGEPLPRPPEALFTFRNLSEFLGFLDWSCGLVRTSEQIETMAYDFSQRMADNGAGYADAIINPTHWPAWRDRLPELITALDHGFSAAEMDGLPPVGVCLSLLRHQTADEATELLDMMIDLANPRIVALSIDGNEASAGRTGPRFADAFRRAAEAGFRRTVHAGESSGPDGIRDAIHLLGAERIDHGVRALQDPALMDELRDRGIPLDITPTSNVTLGLFASYADHPIDKLRRHGIPVSIGSDDPALLETTLVDEYVRLVEAFGWGDDEIRAMARTSVEASFAPPEVKRDLLAKLAVW